CATTTGCTTGCATTAGTTTAATTGTTGTCTAAGAATCAATccaaaaatcatataataatatggatgTCCAAGACTCCAATGAGATGTAAGGTTCATAAAATCACGGTTTTGACCCTCAAAGTAGGTGAAGACAAAGAAGAATTTTTGTACTTGAATAAAATTTTATCAAGTTGCAAAGAATATCAATTGCACACTATTCCAAATCAATATTTCTGGTTAGTGAAGTTTTAGGAATAAAATTTACCCTATCATAATAAGATATATGTCATGTGATAAGATACTTTGAatctgtttggattgacttattttaagtattttaaagttaaaataactTTTAGGCACTATTGAAGTATTtggataaatttaaaaaatgcagCACttgattttaagctaaaatgaaaaaaataaatcaaaaattaaaaatcaattcaaacatGCTCTTTATTAATGACACATGATGAAAtcacactttttttttgttattagtCAACTGAAAAAAAGAGTGGTTAGTATCTCCTTAtcaaagaataatttataaatacaattttaGATCAAAAGGGTGATTCATCTATTATGGCATGAACCATGATGCCTTTTGGTGGTCAAATTTGAGACTTTGCACCAATGTGAGTGTTTTGTTGTTAGGAAGAATGTATTACAAACCTTTCGTGATGGCCattaatgtaacaccccctaaaatgttattgattcatggatcctttcattcatgaagtccaaatgaattatcaaagttttctatttaattcaagcatgaaactttatgggttttttcatatcatgattccaaatgcatagattattgaatatttaaagtttaattacctatcttatattagcctATGTTGGATCTTAAATGCactgaattgttgatttatcaaaagtcgttatatgaaggcatgaaaaggttttaaagtattttgattataattatgttttctcatgcctaaagtattttaatcataattatgttcttccatgcctaaaatattctgatcataattatgttctgtcatgtctaaagtattttgatcataattatgttctctcatgcctaaagtattttgatcattatTCTGCCttcatttctttaaaaaaagggGACTGATATGCAACACTGGAGTCgttgtttttttattaaaaaactgATCTGCTACATTACAGGGAGGCATGCTTCTCCTCAGAAAATGTCATTTGGTGTTTGCTTATTAATTAGATTAATAAAAAGGGAAGTTTCATGTTTCGTTCAAAGCTCTGAAATTTGGATAGAACaaaacttttgttatgtttaaaGCTGAAGTATATTCATGTATTATTGCTTACTCTAACAGTTGCTTTCCTTTGTTAATGTGTTTTGTTTCACCAGAGTTTGTGTATTAGTcgtgttaaaaaaataataatttaacacACCACAATTGGCTTGGTATTGAATTcacttttttttacttaatGGCTATAAGTTCCCTAGTGTCTAAGTTCATTCTCATCCATCAAAATTGTCACCTTTTGGACTACCGTTGAATTTAGAATTAAATGACATAAAAATCATACCAATGGGGATGTTATGGAAAGTTCCTTTAGTATTTAAAAAGAAGTCCCAAGGACATGCTTTAAGGATGATTATCTTTGACCTCCTAAGTTAAGATATTTACTGAAAGTGCCTAGAGATTTAGCCCTCTTGTGATTAAAATATCTTAGATTTAATAATGTATTATACATTGAATACTCAAAGAGGTGTGCTAATCATTATCTAATAATCATATTCAATATTGTTTCTATACACCACTTAAAAGACCCCTATGCTTTCAAGATGACCAAAGCTactcaaaaatttatttaatctGTAAGGGTCACGCTTTTTCTCTGTTTGGAATCCCTTCTCTCTTAATGATAGAcggttttttatttttattattgttgttatcaaCCAAAGacaaatttatgatattaaGAATAACTTGATCATTTgccttatttttcaaaaaaaatgtatttaatCCGTACTCTGTCTTAGTTTTTCTTTTCccacattattttcttgttctgTTAGTTCCCTaatccttatttttcttcttatatTTCATGTACAATCGGAGGGCTGGAGTTCTACTTTGAAATTCGTTTTGGCCCAAAATATTGGGCCAACAGCTATTAGGATCGTCAGAGCTCGAAGTATCATAAATTAGGAGTCCAACGTCCCTTACTACTTTTGATATATTGTTTTGATATACTAACACATTCTTACATATGCCTGCatatttcttaagtttttgatatatttaatcCCTCGCCTTTTTATTTCGAGCTTTATTTGTGTGATACAATAGTATTTGATAAGAAATTTGATAGTATGTTATAAATTCTTGGCAATATCTCTAGCgtcaaataatattaataataaatccttttcttaaaaaattgGTTGATGCTTAGTTTACTTGTCAATAtcttttagatttttaaattaagtaaaaagaataagaaaaccTTTGTTTAGATATCCAAATGTATTCGAAATTATTTTAAAGGGTAGAATAATTACCTTTAGAAACACTTTAAATGAGAACAGTAGTTGGCCATGTtttttatttgcaaaatttaattAACCATGGAACAGGTCTCCAATCATTAGGTTCTTTAAATAACCATTTTTGTCAAAAATCTGATTTATTACCATTTTTTAGATAAATATAGGCCAAATGTGTTAgttttcttaatatatttttcaagagttCGGATTTGTTAACAGATTCAAAAtacaagatatatatatgtgtgtgtgtgtaatacacaccaaggtatatatatactacttttGTGAAGCATAATTTTACTTAAATTTTGGTTATACATAACTTATCTCGTCATACGTATCATTTTCTATATCTACTATCCcctttataaattttttttatgtgaCTTATAATTCTCTACACTttaacttataaatattattttactacTAATGTATCTATTGTCACCTTATAATAATAACGTCTCATAAGTTTAAGCAACATacatatgcatattttattttttaatatgtgtAAGATCACAAactttatataatattttaacattttcgtactattattattttttatgaaaaactcCATTATCTTTTTTTGCGTATTTTCTCAAATATATTTACTATAAATcacatatattattatattttacacCCATGTGTtgcctttatttatttattttataaaaatcacAAATTCTCATACCTTCTAAACTCAACTTCTACATATATAAAGAGATCATAAATTTTCACctatttcaaatacatttatttatttttaattcattttttagaataaatattactatttaatttttcatggatattgtaaacatatatataacatgCCTTGTATTTTATCCTCTTtcgtaaattaataaaaaaaattcttatcaatattttctaaagtaaataaataaataaaatatccctaattattttttccaaactaaatttaaggactatcttcggATAGGTTCTGAGGGATGCTTAACAGCATCCCCTCGAGTAACcaaaacccttacctagaatgtCACTAGTTTCgcaaatcaaaacagagtttacatttacataaaaaaaattcctaatattttccttaaaattagatGGCGACTCTAAACATTTTCAAAATCAGAGGCATAGCCATTTTTATGTTGTAAACTATTTCGATCAGTTCGCAAATAGGGTGCGACAACAGGGACATAGTGAATTGCTTGCCACCTACCAATTATAAGATCTTCCTCATCAAATCCCATCCAAACATGGGTTGGCCTGGCTTTGGTTAGATCAAATTGAATCTTAAATTTGGCCAAACTTCCTCTAATTTTCTGTATAAACGCAGTATCTAAGTATAAGATCTTTCCAATTGATAATAAAAGAGCTGCTACAAACTCCTTATTATAGCAATGCCAAGGTAGCTCAAGTAGTGTTACCCAAATGGGAACTATGGGTGTCTCTTCTTCAGGTTTGAAGGTTGGAGTCCATGTTTGGATCCTCATGAGTTGACCTTCAATATACATCCTCTGTTTTGTCCATACAGTAATATAATCAGTCTCATTGTCTAAATCAATATAGACATGCCTCGCATTGAAGTGTGCTATCTTTACTCCACCAGATAGTTATGTTTGGTGGATGAAATTCTTTCTAATGAGTTCCACCTTGGGCATGGTGCTGCTAAACTTTCCAATAAGTGTAAACATGCACCTTTCAGCTAGTTTAACCATAAAGTCTTCTTTGTTTAAGATCACAGCAGGTAAGCCTTGCCTTGTAGTAAATTTGGGAGTGGAGAGTTTAATTGGAGTTTCATTCTTGTCTTGATTAGCTCTTAGTCTTGTAGCAAAAGTTTGAACTACTGTGAATGGAGCTGGTTCTGGCACTAATTCCTTTTTGGTATTGCTGATAGGATTTGGTATAAGGGTCTTGTTATTGTTAACACTAGGGTGTGTGGTTTTGTTAAAAGATCtgttattttgattgttgggaATATACTTTCCAAAGTTATTGGAAACCTGAGGGAATTTAGGAGGGGGGGTTAGGATTGTGTTCAGTTTCCAAATAGCTCTGATCCTGCAATAGAGAGGTTAGTGCAGCACAATGTTGATCATTTGCATTAGTTTGCGATTGATTCCCCATTGTGTTCATACACTTAGAAGTAACAGAAGTTGAAATAACACAAGTAAGCTTACCTGATTCTTTCTGATATTGCATTTCCTGCACATTTTTCCCTATTGAATTTTGCTAAGTTATGCCCAACTGTGGTGCTTGGTTATGATTCAAGCCTTTCAAATTGCTATCATTGTGTTTTTGTTCTTGAGGGACCTAGTCCTTAGTGGTGCTTCCTTGCTCCTGCAATGGAACAATAACTTCGATCCCCATTGAAACATTGGGAGGACTTACCTCATCCTTTAAAGTTGGTTggatattataagtattttctTCAGCAATTGAATCATAACGACCTTGcgacttgtcaaattttgaatcTTTACAAAGACTCGAATTACTGGGAACTTGATTTTTCTAATTTGAACTTGGTGTGCTCATTTCAATTGGAATTTGTTGTTGAGCATCAACAAGCTCATCTCCATGATCCTTTTTCCCTTAGTGTTGGTCTGAAAAAACCATCTGATCTCCGATTACCTCGCCGAAATTTGCTCCGACCATCTTTCGATCATCTTTTTTGCCTGAAGTTTCATTGAGAGGTGCATGCTGGCGTGCTGAGTAAAACCCTGTGGTGGTTATGCCTCGAATATCATCTGAAATCCTTCTAAATTAATGGTGGTGTTCAGGCTATGTATTATCGAATCTCATAAGAAACGTCTGCTGAGTTCTAACAACTGGGATGGTGGTTTGGTCTGATGCTTTGACCATATATGGCTCTTGTGATGGAGAATCATCTCCCATAGTTGCCTTGACTTGAATCAAATCGGATTCTTTTTGGAACAGTATTTGTCTTTGTTTTGAACCCGAACACATTATTGTTTGTGCCCAGTTCATGTCTTCATCCGAAATTGCTACAATGTACAGATTTGAAGAATTAAGTGATGAATTAGGAGATGATGATTGATGGGTTTTGTTCATCTAGAGATATACCTCTTTTGGGACTGATCTAGTGGTCCGAAAAGCTATACTTGCGATGGTGAGGCCATTCCGGCGGAACTGTAGATTATGTAAcggctattttttatgtaacaGCTAGAGAGAGTTTATGCTGTGCTTTAGACTTGACTACAACGGGAGAAAAAAAATGCCATTCATTAAACATCAACTTGACAAAATGAACTCAAAACGGTTACAACAGGTACAATTGTTTATTTGTGCTTGCTTTAAGTTATTTGCAGCACTTTAAATTTTGGGAgtgaaaagagaagaagaaacccCATAAGCATACAACTTAAGCAGAATCATCATTTTGAGCAAAATCAAGAGATTTTTTTCCTTCGTGAGCTTTTCCAAAAAAGTTTTTCATGTAATCACCAAACAAGACTTGTTTGTAGTGAGAAACTCCATCACTCTCCACAAGTTGAGGCAACGGACCTATCTTCTCACATGGATTTGGTGTAGCAAACAATGGTACTGAAACTCTTGATTCTGAACTTGTTGTACGAACTCTATGTTCCGCGCTTTTGTATCTCCCATTACTTAAGATCTAaatccaaaatacaaaaacaaaatGTTAGGAGAAAACAAAAGTTTAATATTTACAAATATTAGGCTCCATTTCCTTTGATTATGTAAAATCTATTGTATATTTAATAAGAGTAACTTATATACTGACTATGTAAAACTATCTAGCAACCTTAAAGATATAACTACAAAGAGTCATTTATGAAAGTGATTTTGTATTCTAAATAAGAAAGGTAGGTTACTGACTCCAAcaagttaaaatatattaatagtGTAAAACTTTCTTAAACTTTTAGTGTATAGACTTACATACTCTTGACTCTGTAAATTTATTCTAATACTATATGGTTACCTAAAATAATAACTATAGCTAGGTAATTGTCTGTAAAATGAAATCAATAACCTAGGAATCAATAATGGGGATCACATTGGTAGGAATATAGGCCGATATATCTCCAACTTGTGTTTCAATGATGGGTAAGGCGGTCAAGCTACCTGCGCTTGAGTTGAGAGAAGCCTTAGGAGTTACTGAAACAACCACAGGAGTGcctttttctataaatagagagagaaaaaaagggcTTTTCTCCCGTTTACAATATGAAGATTGATTATCTACTacaaaaaatcaaatataatatataaatatgatagTGTAAAATTAAATTCTTTATGTTGTCAGTATAAAAAAGTGAAACCCATTCTTACTTGCATGGTATCTCCAATGTTGATAACTAAAGCACCAGGAATGGGAGGAATCTCTATCCACTCATCTTCCACACCTTTTTCCAGTTTGACATATAGACCACCAATGCCATCTTGTAGTAGAACAGTTAGGGTTCCCATGTCTGAATGGCGTCCGACGCCTACTGTTAGCTCTGGATTAGGACAACTTGGGTAAAAGTTCATGTTTACCATTTTGAGCCCTgttagtgattcaaattttgctTCATCTAGTGTTACTccaatattatcaaataatatcTCCAATAGTACCCTCACCATTTTTGTTGATGACTTCAAGTATTCAAGAGCCACATCCCTAACatgtgaaaaaaaataaaacaaaatgagGTTTCGACTTAATTCTTATGTTTGATAACTAGCAAAAAATAttgtccaaaaattaattatacataatataGAAAATACTATTGGAATGGAGTGATTGGGGGTGAGGAGGAGATAATTAACGTGGAACACCAGTTATGATGCTTGTTTTCTATTTCCACAAAGGAAGTCATATTCCCGAGTTctaaataacatatttttctAGAGAACATGACCAACCAAATATGAGATTTTTCCCCTTTATACGAAACATACCCTAAGtcacttaaaaaataattataaataatcgctcataaaaaataaaagttataacaTATTATTACCTGCTACAATaaggtaaaatagaaaaaaaaaagtataccGATAAAGTTGAGGAATTGACATATACATGAGGATATGCATACTCTATTTGAtagaatttaatttatttgcACTATTAttgtagaaaaaaattataccatAAAAAATAGGTTTAGTAAGTGATTAAAGATGAAGTGAAGAAAGGTTCCTACTTGCATTGAGGAGGCCATTGTGCATGTGCCTCATCATCATTAGTATACATCATACTGACATAATCTTTCCATTCCAAAGCCATTTCCTTTTCAGGTACAAAGCTAGTCCCATATTTTACCAAAGGACTTGGGCTCACTTCTTTTAGATAAACAGATTTTTTCATAGGTGGttgatcaaagaagttatgGGCTGCAGCTTTAACAGATTCCAACAATTCCAAAGTCACACCATGATTTACTACTTGAAAGAATCCAAGTGTCTCAGCAGCCATTGTAATAGCTCCCACTACTTGATCATGCTCAGGTCCATgtaattttgataaatcaatGGCCACCAATAGTTGATCATCATCTTTTGAATTGATGATTTTCTTGTCAATCAATATTCTTTCATTTGGTGGTTGTATGTATCTTTCTGGTACCATCTTAATGCCAGTGTCTACAAGTCCCTTTACTCCATTACCCTTTTGGACCACAAAATCAAACAAGGCATTACTTTCATCAATACTTGGGGCCATATTATATTCTTGGAAATATTCTTTTTCCTCTTTTGGGTTGTTGGTTTATCAAGATCTTGTGATTTTCAATGAGGAAGTTGTGCTTCCTGTCTATACCAATTTATAGTAAACGTTTTGCTTTTTTGGTATATAGTCAAATTCTATTTTATATTCAGAAAGCAAGATTTTAGCACTTGAAGTTGTTGGAAATATACTATGAtcaagttgaacatcaaaaaatatatatgtaatgtaGAAGacatttttctttgattctttatTCTAACATTTGCTTGCATTAGTTTAATTGTTGTCTAAGAATCAATccaaaaatcatataataatatggatgTCCAAGACTCCAATGAGATGTAAGGTTCATAAAATCACGGTTTTGACCCTCAAAGTAGGTGAAGACAAAGAAGAATTTTTGTACTTGAATAAAATTTTATCAAGTTGCAAAGAATATCAATTGCACACTATTCCAAATCAATATTTCTGGTTAGTGAAGTTTTAGGAATAAAATTTACCCTATCATAATAAGATATATGTCATGTGATAAGATACTTTGAatctgtttggattgacttattttaagtattttaaagttaaaataactTTTAGGCACTATTGAAGTATTtggataaatttaaaaaatgcagCACttgattttaagctaaaatgaaaaaaataaatcaaaaattaaaaatcaattcaaacatGCTCTTTATTAATGACACATGATGAAAtcacactttttttttgttattagtCAACTGAAAAAAAGAGTGGTTAGTATCTCCTTAtcaaagaataatttataaatacaattttaGATCAAAAGGGTGATTCATCTATTATGGCATGAACCATGATGCCTTTTGGTGGTCAAATTTGAGACTTTGCACCAATGTGAGTGTTTTGTTGTTAGGAAGAATGTATTACAAACCTTTCGTGATGGCCattaatgtaacaccccctaaaatgttattgattcatggatcctttcattcatgaagtccaaatgaattatcaaagttttctatttaattcaagcatgaaactttatgggttttttcatatcatgattccaaatgcatagattattgaatatttaaagtttaattacctatcttatattagcctATGTTGGATCTTAAATGCactgaattgttgatttatcaaaagtcgttatatgaaggcatgaaaaggttttaaagtattttgattataattatgttttctcatgcctaaagtattttaatcataattatgttcttccatgcctaaaatattctgatcataattatgttctgtcatgtctaaagtattttgatcataattatgttctctcatgcctaaagtattttgatcattatTCTGCCttcatttctttaaaaaaagggGACTGATATGCAACACTGGAGTCgttgtttttttattaaaaaactgATCTGCTACATTACAGGGAGGCATGCTTCTCCTCAGAAAATGTCATTTGGTGTTTGCTTATTAATTAGATTAATAAAAAGGGAAGTTTCATGTTTCGTTCAAAGCTCTGAAATGTGGATAGAACaaaacttttgttatgtttaaaGCTGAAGTATATTCATGTATTATTGCTTACTCTAACAGTTGCTTTCCTTTGTTAATGTGTTTTGTTTCACCAGAGTTTGTGTATTAGTcgtgttaaaaaaataataatttaatacaCCACAATTGGCTTGGTATTGAATTcacttttttttacttaatGGCTATAAGTTCCCTAGTGTCTAAGTTCATTCTCATCCATCAAAATTGTCACCTTTTGGACTACCGTTGAATTTAGAATTAAATGACATAAAAATCATACCTATGGGGATGTTATGGAAAGTTCCTTTAGTATTTAAAAAGAAGTCCCAAGGACATGCTTTAAGGATTATTATCTTTGACCTCCTAAGTTAAGATATTTACTGAAAGTGTCTAGAGATTTAGCCCTCTTGTGATTAAAATATCTTAGATTTAATAATGTATTATACATTGAATACTCAAAGAGGTGTGCTAATCATTATCTAATAATCATATTCAATATTGTTTCTATACACCACTTAAAAGACCCCTATGCTTTCAAGATGACCAAAGCTactcaaaaatttatttaatctGTAAGGGTCACGCTTTTTCTCTGTTTGGAATCCCTTCTCTCTTAATGATAGAcggttttttatttttattattgttgttatcaaCCAAAGacaaatttatgatattaaGAATAACTTGATCATTTgccttatttttcaaaaaaaatgtatttaatCCGTACTCTGTCTTAGTTTTTCTTTTCccacattattttcttgttctgTTAGTTCCCTaatccttatttttcttcttatatTTCATGTACAATCGGAGGGCTGGAGTTCTACTTTGAAATTCGTTTTGGCTCAAAATATTGGGCCAACAACTATTAGGATCGTCAGAGCTCGGAGTATCATAAATTAGGAGTCCAACGTCCCTTACtacttttgattatatttttttgagataCTAACCCATTCTTACATATGCCTGCatatttcttaagtttttgatatatttaatcCCTCGCCTTTTTATTTCGAGCTTTATTTGTGTGATACAATAGTATTTGATAAGAAATTTGATAGTATGTTATAAATTCTTGGCAATATCTCTGGagtcaaataatattaataataaatctttttcttaaaaaattggTTGACGCTTAGTTTACTTTTAAATAtcttttagatttttaaattaagtaaaaagaataagaaaaccTTTGTTTAGATATCCAAatgtttccccttctttccaaacctcatgacacccttcatgggtgacactttcaaatacacccaatcctccgcctcaaactctaagtccctccttctcacatcggtgtaagatttttggcgactttgggctgtctttagcctctctcggataattcgtaccttctccatggcttggtgaacgaggtcaggcccaatcaactcgacttcaccaacttcaaaccacccaatgggcgatctacacctcctcccatacaaggcttcataaggagccatttgaatgctcgcatgatagctattgttatatgcaaactctatgagaggcaagtgatcatcccaattccccttgaagtcaagcacacacgccctcaacatatcttccaatgtctgaattgtgcgctctgcttggccatctgtctagggatggaaggctgtactcaagttctccctcgaacctaatcccttctgaaaggatttccaaaattgggaagtgaattgagctcctctgtctgagatgatagacaaagggaccccatgcaatctgacgatctcctgtatatacaacttcgcataatcttctgcggtgtcagtagtcttaaccgccaagaagtgagctgatttcaacattctatccacaatcacccaaatggaatcatgttgctttcgggactttggcaagcctgtaataaagtccatgttgatcatctcccacttccactctagaatttctatgttttgggctaaaccacatggcctttgatgctcaaccttcacttgttgacaattcgggcatttggaaatgaattccgcaatatctctcttcaccccactccaccaatagatctccttcaagtcatggtacatttttgtggaacccggatgaatagagtatctaaaactatgcgcttcggccataatccttcctcgaacatcatcgacatccggcacacacaatctattttggtaccgcaatacaccatccccccttgggtaaaaaccattacctcttgtttgtgtactactcccttcaattggagaaggacggaatcttggtcttgcttctccttcacttctgccacaagtgaggatgtagacccgtCCTGAAttgtaactccgccttcattattctcttttaggtgaactcccaatcgggctaatctgtgtacctcctttgccaattccctcctgccttcctccacgtggctagtgctacccatggacaacctgctaagagcatcagcaataacattagctttacctggatggtagaggatgctcatatcatagtccttgagtagctcaagccatcttctttgcctcaggttgagttctttttggctaaagacgtattgcaagctcttgtgatcggtgaatacatcgatacgcactccatacaggtagtggcgccagactttaagtgcaaacaccacagctgccagctcaaggtcatgagttgggtaattcctctcatgaagcttaagctgtcttgaagcataggctatcaccttccccctttgcatcaacacacaacccaaaccaattctggaggcatcacaataaatcacaaaaccctccatttcatcgggcaaagttagaacaggagcagtggttagcttggtcttcaatttctggaaactctcctcacaggcatcagaccattagaacttagccttcttttgggtcagcttagtcaatggtgatgatatggatgagaatccctctacgaaccttcgatagtacccggccaaacccaggaagctccttatctctatcggggatgtgggtctaggccaattcttcacggcttcaattttctgagcatcaacctgaataccatttccagatacaatgtggcctaagaaggccactgatgcaagccaaaattcacatttagagaactttgcatacaatacctggtcccttaaagtttgtaaaacgactctaagatgataggcgtgctcctcttcattcttggagtaaaccagtatatcatctatgaatacaatcacaaacatatcaagatacagtttgaatactcggttcatgagatccataaaagcggcgggggcattagtcaacccaaaggacatgaccaaaaattcaaagtggccataacgagtccggaaagtaGTCTTCAGAACATCgtattctctcaccttcaactggtggtagccgga
This region of Solanum dulcamara chromosome 9, daSolDulc1.2, whole genome shotgun sequence genomic DNA includes:
- the LOC129904688 gene encoding scopoletin 8-hydroxylase-like, coding for MAPSIDESNALFDFVVQKGNGVKGLVDTGIKMVPERYIQPPNERILIDKKIINSKDDDQLLVAIDLSKLHGPEHDQVVGAITMAAETLGFFQVVNHGVTLELLESVKAAAHNFFDQPPMKKSVYLKEVSPSPLVKYGTSFVPEKEMALEWKDYVSMMYTNDDEAHAQWPPQCKDVALEYLKSSTKMVRVLLEILFDNIGVTLDEAKFESLTGLKMVNMNFYPSCPNPELTVGVGRHSDMGTLTVLLQDGIGGLYVKLEKGVEDEWIEIPPIPGALVINIGDTMQILSNGRYKSAEHRVRTTSSESRVSVPLFATPNPCEKIGPLPQLVESDGVSHYKQVLFGDYMKNFFGKAHEGKKSLDFAQNDDSA